The genomic segment ctcctTGCTATCATTGTTCGTTGAAGTAATTTGATGGGAATCTGCCATGGAAAACCCATCGAGACCCAGCAGAGTGAGAGAGAAAACCCAGAATTCCCGAGCGAAGTTCCGTCATCAACAAACCCCAAACCCTCGAAATTCCCATTCTACAGCCCGAGCCCTTTGCAGAGTTGGTTTAAAAACTCGCCGGCGAACTCAAACCCTAGCAGCGTGAGTTCCACACCGTTGAGGATCTTCAAGCGCCCCTTCCCTCCTCCGTCTCCGGCCAAGCACATTCGCGCTCTCCTCGCTCGGCGCCACGGCTCCGTGAAGCCGAACGAAGCCTCCATACCTGAAGGCAGCGAGTGTGAGATTGGGCTGGATAAGAGCTTCGGCTTCGCCAAACAGTTCTCGGCCCATTACGAGCTCGGCGAAGAAGTGGGCCGCGGCCATTTCGGCTACACCTGCTCCGCCAAGCCCAAGAAGGGCCCCCTCAAAGGCATCGACGTTGCCGTCAAAGTCATTCCGAAATCCAAGGTCTCATCTCatactaataatattttcaattctttatatatatatatatatatatatatatatatatatatatatatatatataattttaaagaaatttctGCAAATGCAACttccaaaattaattttcataataataatacacTTGTTTCGTAGAGCTAAATTCGAAACGTGAAATAGCATGCCGGAATTTGGTTTCACGAGAGTGTAAtagcatttttttaaatttatttctctaaattctttatcttttttaattaattgtttgaaaagAAAGTGGAAAACTTCTAGAATTCGACTCCGGATACCAAATTCTGAAAAAATTTCCGGCGTAAGACgacatttttgaaaatttggttAATTAAATTCTGTGATTGAATTGAATCGAAacagtttgttttttttttgttttttttgtgtgtgttttcaCTCGTTTCATTTAtgttagttatttaattttgcTATAGTATAGAAATTGGTTAATttagttgaaaataaatttgttgatagtttatattttattatttaattaatattttttcacttttgttaACGTCTTCCCTCCAAAATACCGAAATACCTGCTTATAGCATCCTGAGActgtataataaaatttattggagAAAACTCATGTAAGTGTGTTCATGGGGATGGGTCGGGTTAGTGAATGACCCAATTCAATCCGATCCAATTAAATTAAGTTGGGTTTTATTTAATCCACTCTTGTATGAGTTAAGTAACCAATTTAGTATGCATGATCCAAATATTTGAGTTATGAAAAAAcaatgttatgtttttttttttttgtcttgaaATAGTTTGAACAAACTTGCTATAAGTTAACTTATATAAACAATGAACCTGTTTTCCTCTAATTATATTTGGAGTTTCaccttaatatatattttattatatgtattgCATATTAAGAGGAAATTATGAATAGATGGGAGGAACACCTAAAATACCTATATTACTATGTATAAGTTTTGGCCAAAACTTATTACTAGATTAAATAAGGTGACATTATTTACATATATACAGTACTTTCATAGGTAAATGACCCTTGATAACAAAATCAAACGAAGAATTAATAGAGAAAATATTGGCTGAAATTGGAAATATTAGCTTGAAGTTAAGTAGAAAGAGTTGAATGATGAAAAACTAGCCGAAAGttgaaaagataaactaaagtGTTTCATAACATTAGttgtttaacaaaattttatataaattaatttcaagtAATATTTGTGTAAAAGATTATTCTTCACTATAACTTGAAATAATTACCATTtctcaagaaaaaataaatacattaaataacgtagtattgaaaaaaaaataatattccataaaaataacaatataagtAGAcgttagggttttttttttaagtaagaTGGTAAAATATAAGTTCATCTACGTAGATTATCTTAAAACACTAATATGAACAACTTATTAGAATAAGCTAAAAGCTATTAAAAAACTACCTGGCCAAACATAGATGAAATaactttatcaaaatttattaaaaacactgATATGAAGAACTTATAAAAATAAGCTAAAAGCTATTAAAAATGTTACCTTGCCAAACATGGATGAAATAACTTTATCAAAATTTCATCTATGCAGAATAAGAATATGTACAAGAGAGCTTCTGCAAATTAGCATGTGCCTAAGCTAATTTTAACTGATGGAGAAGTtcatgtaattttttctttctacttttcTCTCCTACAAGCCCTTAGAGAGAAACTTGTCCAAACCTGAATACACTTGTTTGTAAATATTAAAGATTGTGAGGAAGCTGCTTCCTTGTTCCTGAGTGTGGTTTAATACCCTGGTTGTGTTAGTTACATGCACCACAGAAAAAGAGTGTGCTCTTTTGTTTATTATGCAAGTGGGTGTGATTGGCAGATGACTACAGCAATTGCCATAGAGGATGTAAGGAGAGAAGTGAAGATATTGCGGGCTCTAACTGGACATAAGAATCTGGTGCAATTCTATGAAGCctatgaagatgatgaaaatgtttttatagTTATGGAGTAAGTTGATACTGTACTAGTACCATTTTTCTAACAATGTTGTGAATCCCGTTTAcaaacttgattttttttttttacctttcaACGTTGAAATTATTAAGCAAGAAGCTTTAAGTTGTTAATTTGGGTTAAGACATTAAGAGCTTACATTCTTATGTGTCTTGTGCTACTCAGGTTGTGCAAAGGAGGGGAATTGCTAGATAGGATTCTTTCCAGGTAATGATGTTTGTCAATACAAAGAGACATGCTGAGATTTAATTAGTTTACCTTTGCATAGCATACATTAACATTCAACCATTTACAAGTTCAATTGTCGAATGTAGGGGTGGAAAGTACCCAGAAAACGATGCCAGAGTAGTTATGATCCAAATATTAAGTGTTGTAGCATTTTGTCATCTGCAGGGTGTTGTTCACCGTGATCTCAAGCCAGAGGTGAGCAAGTTATGAAGTTtcttaactttaacttttatgTAAGCTGAGAAACTTAGGCATCTAGGTATTCTTGTTTTTTGGGATTAATTGCAttatagatttatattttagatgacCCGAATGTTAGTTTCGTCTCAGTTTGGGTATCCTATTAGCATATGTCTCAACAATAGGTATAATGTTTTCAAACGTAACTTTTCACTCTAGAAGAAGCAAGTCTTTTTGTGCCACTTCCAGTTCTGGAAATAATAGTTATGGAGTGAATATGAATGGATGACATATACGGGAgttcatttcattttcattctttataGTTTAATAACAATTCTGAACGACAACTGTTTGTGTTAATGTTAATTATGAAACAAATAACAAATGCAGATGAATATTTCTTTACATGGGTGTATATATTCCTTCACTTTAGATTGTTCTGCTGTTTTTCTAACCTTGAATATTGGTTTATGCTTCAGAATTTTCTTTTCACTTCTAAGGATGAAAATTCCACGTTGAAGGCCATTGATTTTGGATTGTCTGACTATGTGAAGCCAGGTCGGGCATATTCTCTGCTTTCATATTTCTGTTGTTTTATTGACAGAGATTATAACAACTAGTGGTAACAATCTGAAATTATTTTCAGATGAGAGGttgaatgatattgttggaaGTGCTTATTATGTAGCTCCAGAAGTTTTGCATAGATCTTACGGGACAGAAGCAGATATGTGGAGCATTGGTGTCATTGCTTATATTCTTTTATGTGGGAGCCGTCCCTTTTGGGCTCGGACTGAATCAGGTATATTTCGGGCTGTACTCAAGGCAGATCCAAGTTTTGATGAAGCTCCTTGGCCTTCTTTATCTGCTGATGCTAAAGATTTTGTAAAGAGGTTGTTGAACAAGGATTATCGTAAAAGGTTGACAGCAGCTCAGGCACTAAGTATGTCTTTCCATTTCCCATGGTGGTGCATGTATGGTATTAGTATTCTTACTTTTTTATCTCATTGATTCTCATGCTTATAGCATTGTTTTATGCACAGGTCATCCATGGCTGGTGAATCATCATGATGATATGAGGATACCTTTGGATATGATAATCCACAAGCTTGTTAAAGCTTACATTTGCTCATCTTCTTTACGTAAATCTGCTTTACGGGTATGTGGTACTGATATTTTTGTTATGGTTTTGGGTTTTTTAGTTGTACAGGTTTTTTATGGTACTATCTAATCATGCATTATCACatgttaaattagtttattacaACTACTTGAAAAGTCAACAA from the Vigna angularis cultivar LongXiaoDou No.4 chromosome 3, ASM1680809v1, whole genome shotgun sequence genome contains:
- the LOC108326229 gene encoding CDPK-related kinase 7 translates to MGICHGKPIETQQSERENPEFPSEVPSSTNPKPSKFPFYSPSPLQSWFKNSPANSNPSSVSSTPLRIFKRPFPPPSPAKHIRALLARRHGSVKPNEASIPEGSECEIGLDKSFGFAKQFSAHYELGEEVGRGHFGYTCSAKPKKGPLKGIDVAVKVIPKSKMTTAIAIEDVRREVKILRALTGHKNLVQFYEAYEDDENVFIVMELCKGGELLDRILSRGGKYPENDARVVMIQILSVVAFCHLQGVVHRDLKPENFLFTSKDENSTLKAIDFGLSDYVKPDERLNDIVGSAYYVAPEVLHRSYGTEADMWSIGVIAYILLCGSRPFWARTESGIFRAVLKADPSFDEAPWPSLSADAKDFVKRLLNKDYRKRLTAAQALSHPWLVNHHDDMRIPLDMIIHKLVKAYICSSSLRKSALRALAKTLTVAQLAYLRDQFTLLGPNKSGLISMQNFKTAVLRSSTDASKDSRVLDYVNMVSSIQYRKLDFEEFCAAAISMHQLEGMESWEQHARRAYELFEKEGNRPIMIEELASELGLSPSVPVHVVLQDWIRHSDGKLSFLGFVRLLHGVSSRAFQKA